The Elusimicrobiota bacterium sequence AGGCGGAGGGTTTTATCCGCTTCGGGAAAGGCTCCCCGGCGAATCTGGCCTAACGCCTGTTGCATTAAATCGCTCGGGCCGGGGTCCCCCCGCGTGTTCCCGCGCGAAGCGCCGGTCTGTGTCGGGAGGAAATAGAGCGCGCCTCCGCCAACTGAAAAGAAAAACTGAAACAAAGGGTCTCGGAAAAGGGGGGGGAAAGGGACCCCGGCGGGAGAGATATCGGGAAGGGAGGACCACCAGACTCCGACTCTATTTTTCACCCGGGAGGCTCCCCGCGCCAGACGCAACCGAAGGGCCGATAGGCGGGGATGGCCGGAAAGAAGAACGGACAGCTCTCGGTCCATCGCGTCCGGCCTTCTGTCGGTCGAAGCACGGGATCTTTGCAGGGCCAGGAGCGCCTCCCGGCCTTCGATCAATTCAGGCTCCTCCGGGGTCCCTCCCAACAGAAAGGGAACCGGTTCTCCCTCTCCACGGCCGAGGCCCGCCAGACAGCGCTTTCCCTCAGATTCAAAGATTTCAGAGGAATCTAGCGACGGAGGGGCCTGTCGTTCGATTTCGCGCCAGCGTTCGGGATGGTGAAGGATCGTCATGGCCGCCACGAGCGCGGAGAGGGGCACCCGGCTCGGATCCAATTGGAAACGGCTGGCGTCCCTCAGGGTCTGGGAGGCGGTTTCCTCCTCCAAACGCGGAGTCCATTCAAGATACGAGGCCGGTTCCCAGCGAAGCCATCGACGGACACCGGGGGAGTGAAAACCGCCCGTGACGAGAGCGGCGAACCCGTTGCCCTGCGAGCGGGCCAGCGCCACGGCGTGGCGGGCCATGGCGCGGTCTCGTTGGCGGGCCAGCCGATAAAAGTCCAGGAGGCGGGGACCAGCCGCTCGATCCAATAACAGGAGACGCCTGGCGGTAAACTCGGTTGGGGAGGAAACTCTTCTCTTCCCGCACAAGGCGGAGAGATCTCGGTGAAAGGACTCCCACCCCATTTTCCCGCTCAGGGTTTGGAGCTCTTCCCATTCTTCGGGGGACATCTCCAGGGACCACAGGCGTTCGTTGAGCCGAAGCCACTTTTCCAGCCGAAGGAAGTCCGTGGCGTCGCGCCGTTCCGGAGCGGGGAGGCTCCGCACCTTCTGGAGCAACCGTTGGTCTTCCAAGCGGCCGAGGTCCCGTCGAATTAATTCTGGGTTGAGCGAGGCGGCGCGGTTGGCCCAGAAAGCCAACCGTTCCGAGTCTTGGGGCGAAAGGGGGGACGCCCCGGCCGTTGGGGGAAGGGCCAAGGCTTTGGCAAGTCGTCGCCGAATTTCTCCCGTTTCGGGACGCCGTTCGATTTTCTCCGTTTCGAGCCAATTCGAAAGGGAGGGGAACGCGGGCCGCGCCCAGGGGGAAGACCCCGCCGAATCCAGTTCTCGGAGGTAGGTGGTGAGGTCCATGCGGCCCCGCTCAAACCCTTCTTTCAAATCGACCAACCGGGCCGCGAGGGGGGGGAGGATCCGGGACTTCAGATTGGAAATCGCCGCCGAATAGACGGCCAGTATTCCTCCCATGGCCCCCCGAGCATCCGCGGTTTCTTTCCGCGCGCGCCGATTGGCCCGGAAAAGGCCCGCGTCTTCCGCGCCCACCACGCGAACCGGCGGCCCGTCGGAGGAAACCGAGAGAAATTCCTCCCCCGTCATCCACCCCGCTCGAAGGAAAACTTGGGCGAGGGAGTCCCGGTAGGCGGAATCCGAAAGGGAGCGGAACCACCCGGTGTCGAGCTCGCCCCAAGCCCCCTCGACGGCGACCAAGAAAGACTTATTTGAACCCGTCGGCGCGACCCGGCGGGCGAACTCCGCCAGGAGTTTAGCCGCGTTCTTCTGCGCGGCGGCGTTCCCGTGGATTTCTTGAAGGTGCAAAATGAGGGGAATCCCCCCAGATCCTTCGGGATCGGGAAAAGGCTTCGAAGCGAACGGCTGAAATTCCTCCGAAACGATCCCGTTCTTTCGGGAGAATGGAAGGAGCGCGAGCGGCGCGATCGAAGGACCGGTCGACTCACGGCCTCGATTCAGGCGCCTCTCTCGTCGCTCCGCCCACACATCCCGCGCAGAGGCGGACGCCTCTAGAACCGGACCTGCGGGGCCCGTCAGCAAGAGGGCCGCGGTCGTCAAGGCCGCCAGCGGTCGGCGCCATGAAAGAAGAGTGGAACGGGGTGAGGTGGTCATGAATGGACTTTAAAATAGCAAACGGAATGAAAGATCCTCTAAACAAATGGTAACAGAGTTGTAACGGAAACGTAAACGAATCGAACAGCAGTATTTACATGTTTGTTACAAGTTGTTAAGGCGGTGGACCGGAAATGAACGTATCCTTAGTTCGAGGACGGAAACACTTCGAGGAGGGCGGTCCATGGAAAACGCAAAAAGAATTCTTGTCATCGACGACGACATCGGAATGGCCGACTTGTTGGCCGATTTTTGCGAGGAAATGGGATGCGAGGTCCGCTGCGTCACGGATGGCCGAGAGGCGCTTCGCGCCGCCATCGATTTCCGACCGCACCTGATCACGCTGGACCTGGAAATGCCATTTTTGGATGGGTTCGAGGTTCTGCGTTTGCTTCGCGCGCACCCGGCCACGAACCGGACTCCCGTGGTGGTGGTCTCCGTGATTGCGGAGGATTCGGATTTGACAAGCGAAACCGTTTGCGGAAAACTCGCCAAGCCCGTTCGGTATGCCGCTTTTGCCGAGAAAATTCAGGCCATGCTCAAACCGGCGGTTTAACTTGTAAAGGGGGGGCTATTCGTAGCGGTAGCCGATTCGCTCCACGGTTTTGATCCGATCGCCCAGTTTGCCGAGTTTTCGACGAAGCCGCCCGACGTGAACATCCACCGTGCGGGTGTTGCCGAAATATTCATGGCCCCAGACCGTTTCGGAAAGTTCTGCCCGGGTCATCACCTTTCCCTGGTTGCGAAGGAGCGAGAGAAGCAAATCAAACTCTTTGGGGGAAAGCGCTAAGGGTTTCCATCCATAACAACGATGTGCTTCTCCATATCTACCGAGAGGCCTCCGTCCTTCAAGGGGGCCTCCTTTTTGTCTCCCCATTCCACTCGACGGAGAACGGCTTTGATGCGGGCCACGAGTTCCGTCTGATTGAACGGCTTCGTGATGTAATCGTCGGCGCCGATTTCCAATCCGGCGATCTTGTACGAGTCGAGGTTTTGAACGGTGAGGAAGACGACCGGGATGGTTCGAGTGGCGGGATCGGCCCGAAGGATTTTGCAGATTTCAAAACCATCTTTGTCCGGCAGTTGCAAGTCTAGGATGATGAGGTCGGGTTTGGAGTTTTGGATTTTTTTCAAGGCATCCGAGCCGCTTTCCGCCCCCACCGTGACGAAACCTTCCTTTCCGAGGATGCTCTCGACCAGCCGGCGAATATCTTTGTCGTCGTCCACCACCATGATCCGTTTTTTAAGCATTTTCTGCCCCCTCTGCGATTCTTGAAATTATCCTAAATGTTCGGCGCCCTTTTGTAAACCCCCGTTCTTCAGCCCAACGGGGAGGCTTTTTGTTCCGTTTCTTCCTTCACGGGTTCGGCCTGGCGAAGCACGACATGCACCGTGGTGCCGCGGTCCTGTTCGCTTTCAATCCAAACGCGCCCTCCGTGGGCCTCCACGAAGCCTTTGACGAGGGTCAGGCCGAGGCCCGACCCTTTGGTCTTTCGGGCCAGGCCCGTGGTGGGTTTGACCTGTTCAAACTTGTTGAAAACCGAGGCCAGGGCCTCCGCCGGAATTCCGATTCCCGTGTCCGTCACGCGAAGATGGATTTGGTTATTTTCCGCGGCGGCCAGCAAGGCGACCTGTCCTTCCAGGGGTGTGAACTTGAAGGCGTTGCTGAGGAGGTTGGTGATGACCTCGAGCAGTTTGTCGGCGTCTGCCCATAGAGGGGGGAGGTGTGGATCGATGCCGATGTGGAAATTAATGTTTTTCTCCTGCGCCATGGGACGAAAGACCACGGACATTTCTAAGGCGAGGTCTTGAAGGAGGACCCGTTCCTGGTGGAGTTCGATTTTGCCCGATTCAATTTTGGCGACGTCCAACAAATTATCGATGAACCGGGCCAGCCTCACGGAGTTCTTCTTAACGACGATCAGAAATTCACGCTGTTCCGCCGTGACGGGACCCGCGCTTTCCTTCAAAAGGAGTTCGACATAGCCTCGCAAAGAGGTCAGGGGGGAACGAAGTTCGTGCGTCACATTTGAAACAAAGTCCTGTTTTAAACGGTCCAGTTCTTGAAGTCGGGCGGCCATCACGTTGAATTCTTGGGCCAATTCCCCCAGTTCGTCTCGGGTCGTGATTCGAATTCGGTGGTCCAAGTTTCCCTCTCCAATCTTGTGGGCGCCGTCGCGCAGAAGGCCGATGGGCCGCGCCAAGAGCACGGCCAGCCCCACGGCGACAACGATCCCGAACCCCAGGGCCGCCAGAGCCGCCAAGAAAATGCGTTGGCGCGCCGCCTCCAAGGCTTGGTCCACCAGTTGGGCCATGGACGTGCGGGAATAACCGACCCGGGCGACGCCCAACCGCCGGGTCCCTTTTAAAATGGGAAGCGCGAGGTCGACCACATCGTCGGTGAGGCCGGTCTGTTGGCGGAGGAGTCCCCTGGTTTCGGCGGCCCGGAGGCTCACGGGGTCCGTGAGTTTCTGGTCGACGAAAGCGGGGTTCGTATGGGCCACCACGCGGCCCCCTTCGTCCAGGACCATGGCGTAGCTGAGCGCCCGGGACCGGCGGAGGAGAGAAAGATAGCTGGCGAGCAGTTGGTCGTTGTTGGCAGCGACCGACTCGCGGCGAATCTGCACCAACGAATTGACGTTGTCTTCCTGTGTTTGATCGAAACGGCGGACCAAATAGTGCCGCTCGGAAATAAAAAGTGAAACCCCCACGCTCGCGACGGCGCCCAGGACGAGAAAAGCGGAATGAAGAACAAGTTTGGTGCGAAGAGGAATTCGTTTCAAGGGATTTCAGTGTAACAGAGGTATTCCCGCCCGTCAAGGGAAACACCTTGTCGATTCATGGTTTGTCTGTTACTATTGTTTCAATCTTTGCGTAGGGGAGACCTATGTTTATTCTAACGAGCAACATGTTTGGTTTGGCTATTCTGAGTCTTGGTATCTTGGGGGTGATCGTGTCCCTCTTGATCTCAAACCGCCGAAGGTTCTTGATCGGCATTAGTCTGTCGGGGTTCCTGGTGGTGCTCGGAATATTTTACGTCGTCGACACCAGCCTGCGCCAATGGTGGACCGCTCGGAGCATCGCGAAATTACAAGCCAAAAACCGGGAAACCTTGGACCTGCTAAAAAATCGTAACGAGGCGACCGTCCCAGCGGTCCCTTTGACGGTCGAGGAGCGGGGCAACCAAACGCCGGCGCCCGCGGTTCCTCGCCCACGACGTCGTTCTTAACATAATCCGTCCGGCTCCCGTGGCCGTCTTTTCCGTCGTTCTTTTTGGCGGCGGGTTGGACTGTTTCTATGAAAGCGTTTCCTTTATTGCCGCCGCCCGGGCCCGGGGGGACACGGCCATCCTCTTTCTTCGCGGGCCGGCTTTGCGGGCGTTCGTTGAGTCCCGCTGGAGTCTGGACGAGGCTCTTCCATCCCCCGAATCCTTTCACTTTCAAAACAAAACCCCGCGGCGTTCCTGAAGGACCTTCACGCCCATGGCGGCGTTCGCGTATGCCTGCTCGGCTTGGGCCCGCCTCTGGAAAATAAATTCCGCGGTCCTCGCCGAAAGGGTGGACGCGGTGATCGGTTTAAACGCTTTCCTCTCTCAGGGCCAGGGCGGGCCGATCCTGACCTTTTAAAAGCGATATAATCCTCCCATGGGCACGGCTCCCCCCAGCGATATCGTCGCCGAAATCAAACGCCTCGCCAAAAGGCGGAACGCGGTCATCCTCGCGCACAACTACCAGGTGGGCGAGGTTCAGGATATCGCCGACGTCGTGGGGGATTCCCTCGCTCTGTCGCGGGAAGCCGCTCGGACGCGGGCCGACGTGATTGTTTTTTGCGGGGTCCATTTCATGGCCGAGACGGCGGCTCTCTTGGCGCCGGAAAAAACCGTACTCCTCCCGGACCTGGAGGCGGGCTGTTCGCTCGCGGCCACGGTGGACGCGGCCCAGGTCCGCCAGTGGAAAGCCCAACATCCGGCCGCCGTGGTGGTGGCCTATGTGAACACCACCGCCGCCGTAAAGGCGGAAGCCGATATTTGTTGTACCTCCTCCAACGCGGTCCGGGTGGTCGAATCCGTTCCGAAAGAGAAAGAAATTCTTTTTCTCCCGGACATGTTTCTGGGCCAGTTCGTTCGGGAGAAGACCGGGCGGCGGATCCATTTGTGGCCGGGGTCCTGCCACGTTCACCGCGCGATCCATGACGAAGACATTGAGGCCAAGAAGAAAGAGTTCCCCGGCGCCGAGCTTTTGGTCCACCCCGAGTGCGGATGTCTGACGTCCGCGCTCCGACACGCCGATTTCATCGCCTCCACGAGTGGAATGGTCCGGCACGTCTCCGAGTCTCCCCGCCAAACCTTTTTGGTCGCCACCGAGAACGGAATCCTCCACAGCATGAAAAAACAGAGTCCT is a genomic window containing:
- a CDS encoding response regulator → MENAKRILVIDDDIGMADLLADFCEEMGCEVRCVTDGREALRAAIDFRPHLITLDLEMPFLDGFEVLRLLRAHPATNRTPVVVVSVIAEDSDLTSETVCGKLAKPVRYAAFAEKIQAMLKPAV
- a CDS encoding winged helix-turn-helix domain-containing protein is translated as MLLSLLRNQGKVMTRAELSETVWGHEYFGNTRTVDVHVGRLRRKLGKLGDRIKTVERIGYRYE
- a CDS encoding response regulator transcription factor, which encodes MLKKRIMVVDDDKDIRRLVESILGKEGFVTVGAESGSDALKKIQNSKPDLIILDLQLPDKDGFEICKILRADPATRTIPVVFLTVQNLDSYKIAGLEIGADDYITKPFNQTELVARIKAVLRRVEWGDKKEAPLKDGGLSVDMEKHIVVMDGNP
- a CDS encoding HAMP domain-containing protein produces the protein MKRIPLRTKLVLHSAFLVLGAVASVGVSLFISERHYLVRRFDQTQEDNVNSLVQIRRESVAANNDQLLASYLSLLRRSRALSYAMVLDEGGRVVAHTNPAFVDQKLTDPVSLRAAETRGLLRQQTGLTDDVVDLALPILKGTRRLGVARVGYSRTSMAQLVDQALEAARQRIFLAALAALGFGIVVAVGLAVLLARPIGLLRDGAHKIGEGNLDHRIRITTRDELGELAQEFNVMAARLQELDRLKQDFVSNVTHELRSPLTSLRGYVELLLKESAGPVTAEQREFLIVVKKNSVRLARFIDNLLDVAKIESGKIELHQERVLLQDLALEMSVVFRPMAQEKNINFHIGIDPHLPPLWADADKLLEVITNLLSNAFKFTPLEGQVALLAAAENNQIHLRVTDTGIGIPAEALASVFNKFEQVKPTTGLARKTKGSGLGLTLVKGFVEAHGGRVWIESEQDRGTTVHVVLRQAEPVKEETEQKASPLG
- the nadA gene encoding quinolinate synthase NadA, giving the protein MGTAPPSDIVAEIKRLAKRRNAVILAHNYQVGEVQDIADVVGDSLALSREAARTRADVIVFCGVHFMAETAALLAPEKTVLLPDLEAGCSLAATVDAAQVRQWKAQHPAAVVVAYVNTTAAVKAEADICCTSSNAVRVVESVPKEKEILFLPDMFLGQFVREKTGRRIHLWPGSCHVHRAIHDEDIEAKKKEFPGAELLVHPECGCLTSALRHADFIASTSGMVRHVSESPRQTFLVATENGILHSMKKQSPGKTFIPVSRAAECEFMKKISLEKVLWSLEGMKHRITVPAEIADKARRAIERMVAIPGL